Below is a genomic region from Candidatus Zixiibacteriota bacterium.
GTCTCGAAGTCGACGGTGTCGAGCGCAGAGCATTAACTGTACCCGACTGGTTCGTTTCAGCAGAAATCGATACCGGGAAATACCGGGAACAGGTCTGGTCAGCTATCCAGTGTCACAAGACCCAGTTGACGATCTACAAAAAGCTGGCAGATTTATCCGAAGAGGATCATCGCAAAATGTGGGGCAGTCAACATTTCTACCGGGCTTTCAGCCTGGTCAACGGTGGCCGTCAAAAGGAAACCGACCTGTTCGAGGGCTTGAGATGAATTCACTCGAAAGCGACCACAAATCGGGTGTCAGAACCTACGGTAAAAAGCCGTTCCGCGCGGCATTGCTCCATGGCGGTCCCGGGGCTCCTGGGTATATGGCTCCGGTTGCGCGCAAGCTGAGTCGGTATATGGGGGTAATCGAACCGCTTCAGAGCGCTGATTCAATCGCAGGGCAGGTCGAAGAACTTAAACAGCAGATCGAGAAAAATGCCCAACCACCCCTGGCACTGATCGGATCTTCCTGGGGAGCGGTGCTGGCATTGATCACTGCCGCGCGTCATCCACTATTAGCAGACAGGCTGATCCTGATCGGAAGTGCGGTTTTCGACAATGAGAGCGCGAAATCGATCGAACCGCGCCGCCTGGCACGGATGGATCAAACCGAAAAAGACCGCTACAAAGAGATTGCCGAAAAGATGATAACCGCTACCGGCAAAGGACGCGATGAATTGATGGCCGAGTGGGGTGAGTTGCTGGACAAATCAGATTATTTTGACCCGCTGACGACAGAGTCAGAAGTAATCGAGGTGCAGTACGAAACATTTCAAAAAGTCTTCAGCGAATTCGTCAAGATGCGCGATGATCCGGAAAAAATCTCTGCTGAATTAGAAAACATAAATGTACCGGTCACATTGATACATGGTCAATACGATCCTCATCCGATTGAAGGTATCCTTCCGTTTCTGGAGAAATGCCTCCCAGAGATCAGTTACCATCGGCTGGCTGACTGCGGTCACTATCCCTGGAACGAACGGCAGGCACGCGATCGTTTCTATGACATCATCAGAACCGAACTGAACGGTCGGTGATTAAAACCTCAGTAACCTCGCACGATATCCACCCGGTTAGACATCGGTTTTCCCTCTGCCGCCTCGTTTAGAAGTGTGGCCAGATGGATACGCAGAAGCTCCTCGGTACCGTCGGAATGCTCAGCCATGTGGGGCGTCATGATAATATTGTCGAGTTCATGAAAGGGTAAATTTCCGGGGAATGTGTTGTTGCGCTGGTCAGCCTCACGAGGATACTCATACCAGACATCCAGCCCGGCACAGATCCGTCGCTCTTTAAGCGCGGTAAAAAGTGCTTCTTCTACCACAATCGGACCACGGGCGATATTTATCAGAATTGCTTTCGGGGGAAGCTGTTTTAATTCTGACTCCCCTATCAGACCTTTAGTATCATCAGTCAATGGCAGGCTGATGATCAATACTTCAGCACGGGGCAAAATTTCGCGGAAACGATCCTGGCTGTATAATTGAGCATATTTGTCATGATCATCCTCTATTGTTCGTTTGATACCGACCACATTCATATCCAGACCTTTAAGCCTGCGGGCGATTTCCCGCCCGATCTGACCGTAGCCGAGGATGACTGCGGTCCTGCCTGTCAGCATCGTAAAGGAAAGACGGGGCATATAGCGCGGGCTCCAGTCGCCCTTTCGCAGGCAACGGTCTACCTGGTGAATCCGTCGAGCCGCCGATATCATCAATGCCACCGCGCTCTCGGCTACCGGGACGGCGTTGTGATGAAGGTTGTGCACGCTGATCTGCGGGTAGTCGAGCATCAGCCGGCGCGTTTTACCCGGCACGCCCGCCCAGGGGATGATTAGTGATTTCAACTCGGGATGGTTTTCGATCTGCTCTCTCTCGGGAAGACCCGTGACCAGGATCTCGTACTGATCGGAACCATCAGTTTCTTCAACGACCTTCAGTTCTATCCGTTCAGACAGCTTTTCCTCAAAACCTTTGAGCCAGGCGGAATCGTCGTCTTCCACGATACATACACGCATATACTTCCCCAAATTATCTTAATTGTAAGCACTATTATAATCGATCAACAGAATATATCCAGCACTGATCCCTAAAACTTCCCTGTAACGACAGTGGTTCTGTTGACAATACCGGTATTTGTAAGTATTTTCTAACATTATCCCAAATACCATTCAAGGAGGATTTAAAATGGAAATTCTGAATGTCGGAGTTGTCGGTTTCGGTCAGATGGGTACCGGGATTGCCCAGGTGACCGCCTCTGCCGGATATAAAGTTATCGCTTGCGATGTCGACCAGGCTTATCTCGATAAAGGCGTAGCCAGGATAGGCAAAAACCTCGACAAGGCGATCGAAAAGGGCAAGATCGCAGACCAGGACAAGCAACGTGTCCTGGGCCAGATATCCACCACGACCCAGCTCGAAGGCCTGAAGGACTGCCAGCTCGTAATAGAAGCAGTGGTGGAAAACATGAGCACCAAAATCGAGATATTCAGAAAACTGGACGATATCTGTGCTCCCGAAACGATACTGTCATCGAACACTTCTTCCCTGTCGATTACCGATATGTCGGCTCACACTCGTCGCCCTGAAAAATTCATGGGCTTGCATTTCTTCAACCCGGTTCATATCATGAAACTGGTCGAGGTCGTGCGCACAATCTCCACTGATGACGAGACTTATAAGACCGGCAGTCGTTTCGCGGAGTCAGTCGGCAAGACTATAGTCTCCTGTGGCGACCGTCCCGGTTTCGTGGTCAACCGCCTTCTGGTTCCGTACCTTCTGGATGCTATCCGGATACTCGAGGACGGCACCGCCACTCGCGATGATATCGATACCGGCATGACGCTTGGCTGTGGCCACCCGATGGGTCCACTGACTTTGACTGATTTCATCGGCCTGGACACGATTCTATATATCGCTGATATAATGTTTATCGAATTCAAGGACTCCCATTTTGCCGCACCGCCACTGTTGCGCCGGATGGTTAACATGGGCTTTATGGGCAAAAAAAGCGGAAAAGGTTTTTACGATTATACAAAGTGAGGAATGATGGCTTACAATACTTTACTGGTTGAAACAGACGGTCCCCTGGCGATTGTTACTGTCAATCGTCCCAAGGCCATGAACGCTCTTAATGATGAATTCTTTACCGAACTTAACCAGCTCCTGGACGAACTCGAGGGCAACGGTCAAACCCGTGCGATGATTGTCACCGGTGCCGAAAAAGCCTTTGTGGCCGGCGCCGATATTGTCGAGTTGATGAAAGCCGACAGCGAAGGTGGCCGACGGATTTCCGACAAAGGCACAGTAATATTCCGGCGTATGGAAAAGTCCAATATTGTCTCGATCGCCGCGGTCAACGGTTTCGCGCTCGGCGGTGGCTGGGAATTTGCCATGGCATGCGATATTCGCATCGCTTCCGAAAAAGCCAAGATGGGTCAGCCTGAAGTCAGCCTGGGCGTGATTCCCGGCTATGGCGGCACACAGCGTCTGGCCCGCCTGGTCGGACCCGGAAAAGCCAAAGAATTGATACTGACCGGCGATATGGTAGGTGCCGATGAAGGTCTCAAAATCGGACTGGTTGAAAAAGTGGTTGCCCCGGACGAGTTAATGGATGAGGCTAAAAAAATGGCCTCCAAGATCCTCTCCAAGGGTCCGGTAGCCGTACGTATCGCTAAGGAATGCATTAGTTACGGGATGGAGACCGATCTCGACGACGGTCTTGAGTATGAAACCAGAAAGTTTGGCGAAATCTTCGGTACAGAAGATAAAAACGAAGGCACAAAAGCTTTTCTGGATAAACGCAAGCCGGAATTCAAGAATAAATAGCATCCCGACGCAGGATTTGCCCGGGATCTCTCATCCCTTAAGTGTTACCATTGCGGATAAAGCGCGGTGATCTTTGCGATAAAGATTTATTATTCGATTTATTTCCGCAATGGCAATGACTGTGAGCACAAGTGACAGGGCAGCATCTCTGCGATGTTGCCCTGCTTTAAATTGTCCGCGCCAGTACACAACAGGTAAATTAATTTGCCCCGCATCAAAGCCTTGACAGGCTGACCACTCGACAAAATCTGCCGGCAGCCGAAAGGCATCCTCGATATTGCCGATACACCCTCTATAAGAACAGGTTTTGAAGTTGTGCAAACTATTTATATTTAATAGTATATATTCATGGAACGGATTTTGATAATTGGAAGCCCGGGAGCTGGTAAATCGACCTTCGCTCGCAAACTGGCTGAGTTGACCGGTCTGCCGTTGATTCATCTCGACCAGGAGTTCTGGCAACCGGGATGGAAGATGACTCCGGCCGACCTGTGGCGCGATCAACTGCGCGAGATGACCTCAGGTAAGCGCTGGATAATCGACGGCAGTTACGACAGTTCACTGGACATCCGCCTGCCCCGCGCGGACACTGTGATTTTCCTTGATTATCCCCGGTGGTTATGCCTGTGGCGTGTGCTTAAACGAATCATTACAGGTCTCGGAAGGGTTCGTCCGGACATGGCCGAGGGTTGCCCGGAGTTTCTGGATTTAGGCTTCATCAAATGGATATACAATTATCGCCGCGACCATTACCCCAGAATCATGCAGCAAATCGAGGAGCATTTCTCCCACGGTAGGCTAATCATCCTGAAGGATACTGCCCGGGAAAAAGATTTTCTAAGGCAAACCCGTGCTGACAGCTACAATAAAAAAACCCGCTCATAATGAACGGGTCTCATTTCATAATCTATTCCGATAGAAACTAACAGTCTGGTAGAGTGTCTCCATCGGTATCGCAGGGGTCGTT
It encodes:
- a CDS encoding alpha/beta fold hydrolase; protein product: MGSVHLGLSGYSSRSRRCRAQSINCTRLVRFSRNRYREIPGTGLVSYPVSQDPVDDLQKAGRFIRRGSSQNVGQSTFLPGFQPGQRWPSKGNRPVRGLEMNSLESDHKSGVRTYGKKPFRAALLHGGPGAPGYMAPVARKLSRYMGVIEPLQSADSIAGQVEELKQQIEKNAQPPLALIGSSWGAVLALITAARHPLLADRLILIGSAVFDNESAKSIEPRRLARMDQTEKDRYKEIAEKMITATGKGRDELMAEWGELLDKSDYFDPLTTESEVIEVQYETFQKVFSEFVKMRDDPEKISAELENINVPVTLIHGQYDPHPIEGILPFLEKCLPEISYHRLADCGHYPWNERQARDRFYDIIRTELNGR
- a CDS encoding hydroxyacid dehydrogenase, whose amino-acid sequence is MRVCIVEDDDSAWLKGFEEKLSERIELKVVEETDGSDQYEILVTGLPEREQIENHPELKSLIIPWAGVPGKTRRLMLDYPQISVHNLHHNAVPVAESAVALMISAARRIHQVDRCLRKGDWSPRYMPRLSFTMLTGRTAVILGYGQIGREIARRLKGLDMNVVGIKRTIEDDHDKYAQLYSQDRFREILPRAEVLIISLPLTDDTKGLIGESELKQLPPKAILINIARGPIVVEEALFTALKERRICAGLDVWYEYPREADQRNNTFPGNLPFHELDNIIMTPHMAEHSDGTEELLRIHLATLLNEAAEGKPMSNRVDIVRGY
- a CDS encoding 3-hydroxybutyryl-CoA dehydrogenase, with amino-acid sequence MEILNVGVVGFGQMGTGIAQVTASAGYKVIACDVDQAYLDKGVARIGKNLDKAIEKGKIADQDKQRVLGQISTTTQLEGLKDCQLVIEAVVENMSTKIEIFRKLDDICAPETILSSNTSSLSITDMSAHTRRPEKFMGLHFFNPVHIMKLVEVVRTISTDDETYKTGSRFAESVGKTIVSCGDRPGFVVNRLLVPYLLDAIRILEDGTATRDDIDTGMTLGCGHPMGPLTLTDFIGLDTILYIADIMFIEFKDSHFAAPPLLRRMVNMGFMGKKSGKGFYDYTK
- a CDS encoding crotonase, translated to MAYNTLLVETDGPLAIVTVNRPKAMNALNDEFFTELNQLLDELEGNGQTRAMIVTGAEKAFVAGADIVELMKADSEGGRRISDKGTVIFRRMEKSNIVSIAAVNGFALGGGWEFAMACDIRIASEKAKMGQPEVSLGVIPGYGGTQRLARLVGPGKAKELILTGDMVGADEGLKIGLVEKVVAPDELMDEAKKMASKILSKGPVAVRIAKECISYGMETDLDDGLEYETRKFGEIFGTEDKNEGTKAFLDKRKPEFKNK
- a CDS encoding adenylate kinase, which translates into the protein MERILIIGSPGAGKSTFARKLAELTGLPLIHLDQEFWQPGWKMTPADLWRDQLREMTSGKRWIIDGSYDSSLDIRLPRADTVIFLDYPRWLCLWRVLKRIITGLGRVRPDMAEGCPEFLDLGFIKWIYNYRRDHYPRIMQQIEEHFSHGRLIILKDTAREKDFLRQTRADSYNKKTRS